From one Chlamydiifrater phoenicopteri genomic stretch:
- a CDS encoding glycosyltransferase N-terminal domain-containing protein translates to MKKRLFRLAYDVALILAFLIALPKIFYKMLVYGKYKKGLGVRFGFKMPEINSASSDVPLIWFHGASVGEVRLLLPLVHRMFKEYPKSRAVITACTEAGVSEAERLFSPLGLTAFILPLDLGWIIRPVVNLLRPSLIILSEGDCWYNFLHAAKEEVGAKVMVINGRMSETSKRRFRALKGLARNCFSPVDLFCLQDEVQKERFTSAGVPEEKIRITGNIKTAFVSEKDNDFLRGFWRERLGLAKREKLLVLGSTHRVEELLWIKAFSELKLSHPHLKVLFAPRHVERSRELEEELRRNKLLYGVWSRQDTFVSKDAIIFDKIGCLADLYAAADYAFVGGTFDPKIGGHNLLEPLFREVPLIFGPYIFSQSEIGKKILSYGCGILLGNTKSLVSDMMHILSDPQETDACVSAGRNFLENECRALEYTWKEVKDYIPIAKK, encoded by the coding sequence ATGAAGAAACGATTATTTCGCTTAGCCTATGACGTTGCGCTTATTCTAGCCTTCTTGATCGCTCTTCCAAAGATTTTTTATAAAATGCTTGTCTATGGCAAGTACAAGAAGGGGTTGGGAGTTCGTTTTGGATTTAAAATGCCAGAGATAAATTCGGCTTCCTCGGACGTCCCTTTGATCTGGTTTCATGGGGCTTCGGTAGGGGAGGTTCGTTTGCTGCTTCCTCTGGTTCATCGTATGTTCAAGGAATACCCCAAATCGAGAGCTGTGATTACAGCATGTACGGAGGCGGGAGTTTCTGAGGCAGAGAGGCTATTTTCTCCTTTAGGGTTGACGGCTTTTATCTTGCCTCTGGATCTGGGATGGATAATCCGCCCTGTTGTTAATTTATTGCGTCCTTCTTTGATCATCTTGTCTGAAGGAGATTGTTGGTACAACTTTTTACACGCAGCTAAAGAAGAAGTTGGAGCTAAGGTGATGGTTATCAATGGGCGTATGTCTGAGACGTCAAAAAGAAGGTTTCGGGCACTGAAGGGGTTAGCGAGAAATTGCTTTTCTCCGGTAGATTTATTTTGTTTACAGGATGAGGTGCAAAAAGAGCGTTTCACTAGTGCTGGCGTGCCTGAAGAGAAGATCCGAATAACGGGTAATATTAAAACAGCCTTTGTTTCGGAAAAAGATAATGATTTTCTTCGTGGCTTTTGGAGAGAGCGCCTAGGGTTAGCCAAGAGAGAGAAGCTTTTAGTTTTGGGCTCAACGCATCGAGTAGAAGAGTTGTTGTGGATAAAGGCTTTTTCTGAGCTTAAGCTCTCGCACCCGCATCTTAAGGTTCTTTTTGCTCCTAGGCACGTAGAGAGAAGTAGAGAGCTGGAAGAAGAGTTAAGGCGCAACAAGCTATTGTATGGTGTATGGAGTCGGCAAGATACATTTGTCTCTAAAGATGCTATTATTTTTGATAAGATAGGCTGTCTGGCAGACCTTTATGCTGCTGCGGATTATGCTTTTGTGGGAGGAACTTTTGATCCAAAGATTGGGGGGCATAATCTTTTAGAGCCGTTGTTTAGAGAAGTTCCATTGATTTTTGGTCCTTACATTTTCTCTCAATCAGAGATTGGGAAAAAAATTCTTTCCTATGGATGCGGTATTTTATTGGGTAACACAAAGAGTTTAGTTTCTGATATGATGCATATTTTATCAGATCCTCAGGAAACGGATGCATGTGTGTCTGCTGGAAGGAATTTTCTTGAAAATGAGTGTCGGGCGCTGGAATACACTTGGAAAGAAGTAAAAGATTACATTCCTATTGCTAAAAAATGA